DNA from Stenotrophomonas indicatrix:
GTGGGGAGAGGGTCTTCATAGTGGAGGGGGCAGTGCAGACTTCATGGAGAAGCCTGTCATGTCCCCACGAGGCGTGAAGGTGGGGTAGGCGATGCCCGCTGTTCCCTTCCGCCAAGGCTGCAGGGGCGTCAGGTGGAAAAGGCGACGCTGTGCAGGGGCATCACCGCCGCCCATCCACTGCCATGCGCACGGCCAACCCGGCCAGCACCGTGCCCATGAACCACCGTTGCACCGCCTGCCAGGTGGGGCGGGCGACCAGGAAGCCAGCGATGCTGCCTGCCATTATCGCGATCACCGCGTTCACGCTCACGCTGACCAGCAGCTGGGTGGAGCCCAGCACCAGCGACTGCATCAGCACGCTGCCCTCGCTGTCCGGGTGCAGGAACTGCGGCAGCAGGGACAGGTACATCACCGCGACCTTGGGGTTCAGCACGTTGGTCAGGAAACCCATCGCGAACAGCTTGCGTGGGCCGTCCACCGGCAGGTCACGCACCGCGAACGGCGAACGGCCGCCGGGCTTCAGCGCCTGCCACGCCAGGTACAGCAGGTACAGCGCGCCGCCGATGCGCAGCGCGTCGTAGGCGAACGGCACGGTCATCAGCAGCGCGGTGATGCCCAGCGCCGCGCACAGCATGTAGAACACGAAGCCCAGCGCCACCCCGCCCAGCGAGATCAGCCCGGCCATGCGGCCCTGGCAGATTGAGCGCGAGATCACGTAGATCATGTTCGGCCCGGGCGTCAGCACCATGGCCAGCGAGACAAGGGCGAAGGCCAGCAGGTCGGACGTGGCGGGCATGGTGGGCTCACGCAGTGGGGGTGCCGAAGTGTAGCGCCGCCTGCACACCGCCTGCCTTAAAATCCGTCTCACCCCACACCCGAACCGCCCCCATGACCCCCATCCCCGAGACCGTGCCGCCGACCGAAGTGCGCATGGCCGAAATCGTCTTTCCCAACCACACCAACCACATGGGCACCCTGTTCGGTGGCCAGGCCCTGGCATGGATGGACAAGGCCGCCTTCCTCGCCGCCGCCCGCTATTCGCGCCGCACCGTGGTGACCGCGCGCAGCGACCAGGTCGATTTCAAGCTGCCGATCCGCATCGGCCAGATGGTGGAAACGATCGGCCGCATCGTCGAGGTCGGCCGCAGCTCGATGAAGGTCGAGGTGGAGCTGATCGCCGAGGACCTGCACAGCGGCGAGCGCAAGCTGTGCACCCGTGGCCACTTCGTGATGATCGCCCTGGGCGACGATGGCCACCCGGTGACCGTGCCGCAGCTGCCCGGCGCGCCGGCGGCCTGAGCCGATGCTTGCGGGGGCGCCGGTGCGCCCCCATCTGGCTGCCATGACCCCGTCGCTCACCGACTTCATCGACCGCGCCCAGCGCTTGTTCGTGCTGACCGGCGCCGGCTGCAGCACCGCCTCGGGCATCCCCGATTACCGCGATGCCGATGGCCAGTGGAAGCGCACGCCGCCGGTGACCTACCAGGCCTTCATGGGCGAGGCCGCCACCCGCCAGCGCTACTGGGCGCGCAGCCTGCTGGGCTGGCCGCGCTTCGGCCAGGCCCGGCCCAACGGCACCCACCAGGCGCTGGCCGCACTGGAGGACAGCGGCAAGCTGCAGGTGCTGCTGACCCAGAACGTGGATGGCCTGCACCAGCGCGCGGGCAGCCAGAACGTGATCGACCTGCATGGCCGCCTGGACCTGGTGCGCTGCATGGGCTGCGAACGTCGCAGCGAGCGTGAGGCGTTCCAGCAGCGGCTGCTGCAGACCAACCCCGGCTGGGAACTGCTGCAGGCCGGTATCGCGCCCGACGGCGACGCCGATCTGGAAACCGACTTCTCCGCGTTTGCGGTGCCCGACTGCCCGCACTGCGGTGGCCTGCTGAAGCCGGACGTAGTGTTCTTCGGCGAAAACGTGCCGCGTGAACGCGTGGCTGCGGTGCATGAGCACCTGCAGCAGGCGGATGCAGTACTGGTGGTGGGTTCCTCGCTGATGGTCTATTCCGGCTTCCGCTTCGTGCAGGCCGCGGCCAAGGCGGGTCTGCCGGTGGCCGCGCTGAACCGTGGCCGCACCCGTGCCGACGACCTGCTGCAGTTCAAGGACGAGCGCGACTGCGCCGAGGCGCTGGCCGGGTTCGTCATCGGGTAGCGCCGGGCCATGCCCGGCGGAAACGGGCTGCCGCGCTGTGCGCTCGCCGGGCGTGGCCCGGCGCTACCCACAACGCGCCCCCACGAAACAGCGATCCACCCACACGGTTGATCTATCGGCCGCACAGCGGTGCAATACGCACCCCCTTTGGTACACCTC
Protein-coding regions in this window:
- a CDS encoding acyl-CoA thioesterase; translation: MTPIPETVPPTEVRMAEIVFPNHTNHMGTLFGGQALAWMDKAAFLAAARYSRRTVVTARSDQVDFKLPIRIGQMVETIGRIVEVGRSSMKVEVELIAEDLHSGERKLCTRGHFVMIALGDDGHPVTVPQLPGAPAA
- a CDS encoding LysE family translocator; protein product: MPATSDLLAFALVSLAMVLTPGPNMIYVISRSICQGRMAGLISLGGVALGFVFYMLCAALGITALLMTVPFAYDALRIGGALYLLYLAWQALKPGGRSPFAVRDLPVDGPRKLFAMGFLTNVLNPKVAVMYLSLLPQFLHPDSEGSVLMQSLVLGSTQLLVSVSVNAVIAIMAGSIAGFLVARPTWQAVQRWFMGTVLAGLAVRMAVDGRR
- a CDS encoding NAD-dependent protein deacetylase, whose translation is MTPSLTDFIDRAQRLFVLTGAGCSTASGIPDYRDADGQWKRTPPVTYQAFMGEAATRQRYWARSLLGWPRFGQARPNGTHQALAALEDSGKLQVLLTQNVDGLHQRAGSQNVIDLHGRLDLVRCMGCERRSEREAFQQRLLQTNPGWELLQAGIAPDGDADLETDFSAFAVPDCPHCGGLLKPDVVFFGENVPRERVAAVHEHLQQADAVLVVGSSLMVYSGFRFVQAAAKAGLPVAALNRGRTRADDLLQFKDERDCAEALAGFVIG